Proteins co-encoded in one Bacillus infantis NRRL B-14911 genomic window:
- a CDS encoding protein-glutamine gamma-glutamyltransferase — translation MIQISGVSFQIQENGQLGSVEKTILQQMQSAPVLYSYNSEYELLFELTVRKNIIQSAKEMDKSQAVFTSFEYARCNPRYWQLTRAGGFLLRPDVRPADAIIDIFRNGSFYAFECATAIPIIYYHAILNSIDSERFNSLFQNLYLYSWHTDTDLGIITFYSDHFIPGDVLYVNNPDFDRKTPHFRGVNAVLLEDGRLFGHGFNIRTSEEMIRLLNETRKPDSQQSAYITKLVTRPSFKYLLRAAGWQRNSAAYKPQRPIVHHNKSSISYVHYLYYSI, via the coding sequence ATGATCCAGATATCAGGGGTATCTTTTCAAATTCAAGAAAATGGCCAGCTTGGAAGTGTTGAGAAGACGATCCTGCAGCAGATGCAGTCTGCACCAGTTTTGTATTCTTATAATTCCGAGTATGAATTACTTTTTGAGCTTACAGTGCGCAAGAACATTATTCAAAGCGCGAAAGAAATGGACAAAAGTCAGGCTGTGTTTACAAGCTTTGAATATGCCCGCTGCAATCCCAGGTACTGGCAATTAACAAGAGCAGGCGGATTTCTTTTAAGGCCTGATGTGCGGCCGGCTGATGCAATTATAGATATTTTTCGAAACGGTTCATTTTATGCATTTGAATGCGCGACAGCTATTCCAATCATCTATTACCATGCCATATTGAATAGTATCGACAGCGAAAGGTTTAATTCACTGTTTCAAAATCTTTATCTTTACAGCTGGCATACAGATACAGACCTGGGCATCATCACCTTTTACTCTGATCATTTTATACCTGGAGACGTCCTGTACGTAAATAATCCTGACTTTGATCGAAAAACACCACATTTCAGGGGTGTTAATGCTGTGCTCCTTGAGGATGGCAGGCTGTTTGGACACGGATTTAATATTAGAACATCAGAAGAAATGATTCGGCTCCTTAATGAGACGAGAAAACCGGACAGTCAGCAATCAGCATATATAACAAAATTGGTGACCAGGCCTTCTTTCAAGTATTTATTAAGAGCGGCAGGCTGGCAAAGGAACAGTGCAGCATACAAACCCCAGCGT
- a CDS encoding M3 family oligoendopeptidase, whose amino-acid sequence MNFNDYPYTRPNMEEAERNFNQLLEKFQSAESFEVQDAVMKEINELRSEFDSMRQIVQIRQTIDTTDEYYKKEKDFFNEVGPAYKGLITKFYEALTASKFRSQLEDKWGKQLFLLADSQLKTFSPDVLKEMQEENKLVSEYVDLLASAKIPFDGEVKNLAQLVPYHQSPDRSIRKESNEAKYSFFVEHADQLDDLYDKLVKVRTRIAKKLGFSSFTELAYARLSRTDYDAEMVAKFRDQVKEYIVPLATKLKQRQQERIGVGTFRYYDDSFSFKTGNPDPKGDAEWIVDQAKKMYEEMSPETNEFYTYMVENNLMDLLSKAGKAGGGYCTYISQHKSPYIFANFNGTKGDVRVLKHEVGHAFQVFESRGFEVPEYGFPTLEACEIHSMSMEFFAWPWMDLFFGEDTDKYKFSHLSEAVLFIPYGVAVDEFQHFVYANPEATPAERKQAWREIEKMYLPHRDYEGNDFLENGGYWQQQGHIYKVPFYYIDYTLAQICALQFWKRTQENTEEAWKDYLHLCKQGGSQSFTGLVKEANLISPFEDGCVKSVIGEIEAYLDTVDDEAL is encoded by the coding sequence ATGAATTTTAATGACTACCCATACACAAGACCTAATATGGAAGAGGCAGAAAGAAATTTTAATCAATTATTAGAGAAGTTCCAATCTGCGGAGTCCTTTGAAGTCCAGGACGCCGTAATGAAAGAAATCAATGAGCTGCGTTCTGAGTTTGACAGCATGAGGCAGATTGTGCAGATCCGTCAGACGATTGATACGACAGATGAGTATTATAAGAAAGAAAAGGATTTTTTCAATGAAGTGGGACCAGCCTATAAGGGTCTGATCACAAAATTTTATGAGGCCCTTACTGCTTCTAAATTCCGCTCTCAGCTGGAGGATAAGTGGGGGAAACAGTTATTCCTATTGGCGGACAGCCAGTTAAAGACTTTTTCACCTGATGTGCTGAAGGAGATGCAGGAAGAAAACAAGCTGGTTAGTGAGTATGTTGATTTGCTTGCTTCTGCGAAGATCCCATTTGATGGGGAGGTAAAAAATCTCGCTCAGTTAGTTCCTTACCACCAATCACCTGACCGCAGCATCAGGAAGGAATCCAATGAAGCGAAGTACAGCTTTTTTGTTGAGCATGCCGATCAGTTGGATGATTTATACGACAAGCTTGTAAAAGTGCGTACCCGTATTGCCAAGAAGCTGGGATTCTCTTCTTTTACAGAGTTAGCTTATGCCAGGCTTTCACGAACGGATTATGATGCTGAAATGGTAGCAAAGTTCCGTGACCAGGTGAAAGAGTATATCGTTCCATTAGCCACCAAACTCAAACAAAGGCAGCAGGAACGTATCGGCGTCGGAACATTCAGGTATTACGATGACAGCTTCAGCTTTAAGACAGGAAATCCTGATCCTAAGGGAGATGCGGAGTGGATTGTCGATCAGGCGAAGAAAATGTACGAGGAAATGTCCCCGGAAACGAACGAGTTTTACACTTATATGGTGGAAAACAACCTGATGGACCTGTTAAGCAAAGCTGGTAAAGCTGGCGGCGGATACTGCACCTATATCAGCCAGCATAAGTCACCATACATTTTCGCGAACTTTAACGGAACCAAAGGCGATGTTCGTGTATTAAAGCATGAAGTGGGGCATGCTTTCCAGGTATTTGAAAGCCGTGGATTTGAAGTGCCTGAGTACGGGTTCCCTACGCTGGAAGCATGTGAAATCCACTCCATGAGCATGGAATTCTTTGCCTGGCCATGGATGGACCTCTTCTTCGGGGAAGATACGGATAAATACAAGTTCTCTCATTTAAGTGAAGCGGTTCTGTTTATTCCTTATGGTGTAGCAGTCGATGAATTCCAGCATTTTGTCTATGCTAACCCGGAAGCAACCCCAGCTGAACGCAAGCAGGCCTGGAGGGAAATCGAGAAGATGTACCTGCCGCATCGCGATTATGAAGGAAATGACTTCTTGGAAAATGGCGGCTACTGGCAGCAGCAGGGACATATTTACAAAGTTCCTTTCTATTATATTGATTACACACTGGCACAAATCTGCGCGCTGCAATTCTGGAAGCGTACGCAGGAAAATACCGAAGAAGCCTGGAAGGATTACCTGCACTTATGCAAGCAGGGCGGAAGCCAGTCATTCACAGGCCTTGTCAAAGAAGCGAACTTGATTTCTCCGTTTGAAGATGGGTGTGTGAAGTCGGTGATTGGTGAGATTGAGGCTTATTTGGATACGGTTGATGATGAGGCGCTTTAA
- a CDS encoding restriction endonuclease: MVGFITKTKLSEAVGWSESGGRRWIDFFHDYIPYTKIGNKISYNEKSVYALKIIKQLSESGLTQKEIFEVIKEKGLPNDISEVSEIIKNTNTNPSDIPLSREIMIPFLKVISTGKAFTSSYITDELTKHFNLSDEQRNRSYENSKDSVFITRIRQVRYSLKKSNYIEEVSQSTYQITSSGLSLLNDTISEIQEEIKDMEEVIDPFEVMEEKFIELRTDLATNLIQKVKKAHWKKLEYIIVELLMAMGYGDGRITGKTNDGGIDGIIKEDKLGLENIYLQAKRWDNSIGRELVQSFSGALDDMGATKGVFITTSYFTKGALEYVERLQTKKIVLIDGETLAKLMIDYDIGVNIKEKFTIKKIDFSYFDEE, translated from the coding sequence ATGGTGGGGTTCATTACAAAGACAAAGCTGTCAGAAGCGGTTGGGTGGTCAGAAAGTGGTGGAAGACGCTGGATTGATTTCTTTCATGATTATATTCCTTATACAAAGATAGGGAATAAAATTTCATATAATGAGAAATCTGTATATGCTTTAAAGATAATAAAACAGCTAAGCGAAAGTGGTCTCACCCAAAAAGAAATTTTTGAGGTAATTAAAGAAAAAGGGCTTCCAAATGACATTTCAGAAGTTAGTGAAATCATTAAAAATACAAATACTAATCCTAGCGACATACCATTATCAAGGGAGATAATGATTCCATTCTTGAAAGTAATTAGTACGGGAAAAGCTTTTACTTCTAGCTACATAACGGATGAATTAACAAAGCATTTTAATCTATCCGATGAACAAAGAAATCGATCATACGAAAACAGTAAAGACTCGGTTTTTATAACGAGAATAAGACAGGTTCGTTATAGTTTGAAAAAATCGAATTACATAGAAGAAGTCAGTCAATCTACATATCAAATTACATCTAGTGGTCTGTCCTTGCTCAATGATACTATATCCGAGATTCAGGAAGAAATTAAAGATATGGAGGAAGTTATTGATCCGTTTGAGGTTATGGAGGAAAAATTTATTGAGCTTAGAACGGATTTGGCCACGAATCTAATTCAAAAGGTTAAGAAAGCTCACTGGAAGAAGTTGGAGTATATAATTGTCGAATTACTGATGGCAATGGGTTATGGAGACGGTCGGATAACTGGGAAGACTAACGATGGTGGTATAGATGGAATAATTAAGGAAGACAAATTAGGATTAGAAAACATTTATTTGCAAGCTAAACGCTGGGATAATTCCATTGGGAGAGAATTAGTGCAAAGTTTTTCTGGTGCGTTAGACGATATGGGAGCGACCAAAGGTGTATTTATTACAACTTCTTATTTTACTAAGGGAGCTTTAGAATATGTAGAAAGATTACAGACAAAAAAAATAGTCCTTATTGACGGTGAGACTCTAGCAAAATTAATGATTGACTATGATATTGGAGTCAATATAAAAGAAAAATTTACAATAAAAAAAATAGATTTTAGCTATTTTGATGAAGAATAG
- a CDS encoding tRNA dihydrouridine synthase, whose amino-acid sequence MTNNFWRELPRPFFILAPMEDVTDVVFRHVVSEAARPDVFFTEFTNTESYCHPEGNQSVRGRLTFTEDEQPMVAHIWGDKPEFFRQTSIGVAEQGFRGIDINMGCPVPNVAQRGKGSGLILRPDVAADIVQAAKAGGLPVSVKTRLGYTEVDEWQDWLTHILEQDIANLSIHLRTRKEMSEVDAHWELIPEIKKLRDRVAPDTLLTINGDILDRQAGQQLVDQYGVDGVMIGRGIFKNPFAFEKEPKDHTPKELLDLLRLHLDLHDKYSKELEARPFRALHRFFKIYVKGFRGAGELRNQLMNTDTTEDVRTLLDGFEGTIE is encoded by the coding sequence ATGACTAATAATTTCTGGCGTGAATTGCCACGGCCATTTTTTATACTAGCACCAATGGAAGATGTGACGGATGTTGTGTTTCGCCATGTCGTGAGCGAAGCCGCTCGGCCTGATGTGTTTTTTACCGAGTTTACGAATACGGAAAGCTATTGCCACCCGGAGGGAAACCAAAGTGTCCGCGGGCGGTTGACTTTTACCGAAGATGAGCAGCCGATGGTTGCCCATATATGGGGAGACAAGCCTGAGTTTTTCCGGCAGACGAGTATTGGTGTGGCGGAGCAGGGGTTCCGCGGCATCGATATCAATATGGGATGTCCTGTCCCAAATGTGGCTCAGAGAGGAAAGGGAAGCGGCCTGATCCTCCGTCCTGATGTGGCTGCAGATATCGTGCAGGCAGCAAAAGCGGGCGGATTGCCTGTCAGTGTGAAAACAAGGCTTGGCTACACAGAGGTGGATGAGTGGCAGGACTGGCTCACACACATTCTGGAACAGGATATCGCTAATCTTTCGATCCATCTTCGTACCAGGAAGGAAATGAGTGAAGTGGATGCTCACTGGGAACTGATCCCGGAAATCAAGAAGCTTCGTGACCGTGTGGCACCTGATACCCTTTTAACCATCAACGGAGATATCCTTGATCGCCAAGCAGGCCAGCAGCTGGTTGATCAATATGGAGTCGATGGTGTGATGATTGGCCGCGGTATTTTTAAAAATCCATTTGCCTTTGAAAAAGAGCCGAAAGATCATACTCCTAAAGAACTGCTTGATCTCTTGAGATTGCACCTGGATCTTCATGATAAATATTCGAAAGAACTGGAAGCACGTCCGTTCAGGGCTCTTCACCGCTTTTTCAAGATTTATGTGAAAGGTTTCCGTGGAGCGGGCGAATTAAGGAATCAATTGATGAATACGGATACTACGGAAGATGTGCGAACGCTGCTTGATGGGTTTGAGGGGACGATAGAGTAA
- a CDS encoding SIS domain-containing protein, giving the protein MKQEHTNQIQMAIEAIENKNVQNVFFVACGGSMASLSFGDYFITKDTGKPSFVYTSNEFVHLNPKALNENSLVILRSHSGTTPETVKAATYARSKGALTVAISMDVESPLCKEAEYVLHYNYKDGSDAIDGEIGIYYTFIFKLLKIFTGDEKYERGIEQLSNLGDLIEKNQQLFREAAFEFGKRNKREKTIYTMASGAYIHHAYSFTSCLLMEMLWIHSNAIHSGEYFHGPFEITDFDVPFLLIAGEGPSRPLDERALDFVAKYSEKVEVVDASKFNYSGVDEDLKEYFGPALTGPVMRLYADGLAEHTGHPLSVRRYMWKMEY; this is encoded by the coding sequence ATGAAACAGGAGCATACTAATCAAATCCAGATGGCCATTGAAGCCATTGAGAACAAAAATGTACAGAATGTGTTTTTCGTAGCATGCGGCGGATCGATGGCATCTCTATCTTTTGGAGATTATTTCATCACAAAAGATACGGGGAAACCGAGCTTTGTTTATACCTCTAATGAATTCGTCCATTTAAATCCCAAAGCACTAAATGAAAACAGCCTGGTTATCCTGCGCTCCCATTCAGGGACTACGCCAGAAACAGTTAAAGCAGCTACATATGCCAGGAGTAAAGGAGCTCTTACTGTAGCCATTTCTATGGATGTTGAATCTCCGCTCTGCAAAGAAGCAGAATATGTCCTTCACTACAATTACAAAGACGGATCAGATGCCATTGACGGTGAAATAGGAATCTATTACACATTCATTTTCAAGCTGTTAAAGATTTTTACTGGTGACGAAAAGTATGAGAGAGGAATTGAACAGTTAAGCAATCTGGGAGATTTGATCGAGAAGAACCAGCAGCTGTTTAGAGAAGCCGCTTTTGAATTCGGCAAACGCAATAAGAGGGAGAAGACCATCTATACGATGGCAAGCGGCGCTTATATCCACCATGCCTATTCCTTCACCAGCTGCCTGCTGATGGAAATGCTATGGATCCATTCAAATGCTATTCATTCAGGAGAGTATTTCCATGGCCCATTTGAAATTACAGACTTTGATGTGCCATTCCTCTTGATTGCAGGTGAGGGCCCAAGCAGGCCATTAGATGAGCGGGCACTGGATTTCGTAGCAAAGTACAGTGAGAAAGTAGAAGTAGTAGATGCTTCTAAGTTTAATTACAGCGGAGTGGATGAAGATTTGAAAGAGTACTTTGGACCGGCCTTAACAGGACCTGTCATGAGGCTTTATGCTGATGGCCTGGCAGAACATACAGGACATCCTCTTTCAGTAAGACGATACATGTGGAAAATGGAGTATTAA
- a CDS encoding ABC transporter substrate-binding protein, whose translation MKKMFSILLVGIIAAGIMAGCNSSVDSGSKSNGDDVVIDFFHRWPNEPRKSFYDQKIKEFEESHPGVTINVDSVLNDSYKEKIRVLVSNDGLPEIFSSWSDSFAENLVSSGRIKELNDIMNENTEWSGSILESQYAGFTFDDSTYGIPFTVDGKAFFYNKEIFEKNNIKVPKTYDELVDVLEQLKSAGYETPVVEGLTNAWAISHYLGTIFDRVVDPEVREADYNLESDTPYTDEGYIRGLEIFQELTGFMGDVSTAIDHEAARNMFAAGEVPILYMQFAEVGLVQDIGDVDIGFFNFPEVTDGAGRADSLTGAPEGWMLSKDAPKEAVEFLKFLTSEETAQEFTKADGQLNAVKNGVTEENTSPTSYEAYQIVLDAASTSPWFDNAVDITIADIFMRGGQELATKQKKPEDIMKEVQKEAAKKSE comes from the coding sequence ATGAAAAAAATGTTCAGCATTCTTTTAGTCGGCATTATCGCGGCCGGTATTATGGCTGGGTGTAACTCATCTGTTGACTCAGGCTCAAAATCGAATGGCGATGATGTAGTTATTGATTTCTTCCACCGCTGGCCAAATGAACCAAGAAAATCATTCTATGATCAAAAAATCAAAGAATTTGAGGAATCGCATCCTGGCGTCACAATTAATGTAGATTCTGTCTTGAATGATTCTTATAAAGAAAAGATACGGGTTTTAGTATCCAATGATGGCCTTCCAGAAATTTTCTCCTCCTGGTCAGACTCTTTCGCTGAAAATCTGGTAAGTTCCGGCCGGATTAAGGAACTTAATGACATCATGAATGAAAACACAGAGTGGAGCGGCAGTATTCTTGAGTCACAATATGCCGGATTTACTTTTGATGACAGCACATACGGCATTCCTTTCACAGTAGATGGAAAAGCCTTCTTCTACAATAAGGAGATCTTTGAGAAAAATAATATTAAGGTTCCAAAAACATACGATGAACTGGTCGATGTTTTAGAGCAATTAAAGTCTGCGGGTTATGAAACGCCTGTTGTCGAAGGGCTGACGAATGCCTGGGCTATCTCACACTACTTGGGTACCATTTTTGATAGAGTAGTAGATCCTGAAGTGCGGGAGGCAGACTATAATCTGGAAAGTGATACACCATACACAGATGAAGGATATATCCGCGGGTTAGAAATATTCCAGGAGCTGACTGGTTTTATGGGAGATGTGTCCACCGCAATTGACCATGAAGCTGCCAGAAATATGTTTGCTGCTGGAGAAGTGCCAATTTTGTATATGCAATTTGCTGAAGTAGGATTGGTTCAGGACATTGGCGATGTAGACATTGGATTTTTCAACTTCCCGGAAGTTACGGATGGGGCAGGACGTGCTGATTCGCTGACGGGTGCGCCTGAAGGCTGGATGCTTAGCAAGGATGCTCCTAAAGAAGCGGTTGAATTCCTGAAATTCCTGACTTCTGAAGAAACGGCCCAGGAATTTACGAAAGCAGATGGCCAGCTTAATGCTGTAAAGAATGGCGTGACGGAGGAAAACACAAGTCCTACCAGCTATGAAGCCTATCAAATAGTGTTAGATGCAGCATCTACATCACCATGGTTTGACAATGCGGTTGATATTACGATTGCCGACATCTTTATGCGCGGCGGCCAGGAGCTGGCTACGAAACAAAAAAAACCGGAAGATATTATGAAAGAGGTTCAAAAAGAAGCAGCGAAAAAGAGCGAGTAA
- a CDS encoding carbohydrate ABC transporter permease gives MKLRKISLTPILFLLPTVLFLGIFIYIPLIQNFYNSFFDFSVFSDSKSFVGMSNIKKLFEDEVIGIALWNNVKYGVISVVFQIFFALILASILEDKLFRRVAPALRIIYFIPVMISISVIALLFGFVYNPQIGLLNSFLELIGLGDLAKPWLGNSTTAIYSVIAMSQWQSIGLITMLFIVAIQKIPNELYEASHIDGAGKIRQFFHITLPQVKETMFVNLLITVTGSILVFNEPYILTNGGPGNSSMTLAVHMYQNGFFKDNMGYASSIATTMFLLSAIFALVQIKVSKTGKED, from the coding sequence ATGAAATTGAGAAAAATTTCTTTGACGCCAATCCTATTCCTCTTGCCGACCGTCCTATTTCTGGGCATTTTCATCTACATACCACTCATTCAGAACTTTTATAACAGCTTCTTTGATTTCAGTGTATTTTCAGATTCAAAATCCTTTGTTGGCATGAGTAATATAAAGAAATTATTTGAAGATGAAGTAATCGGGATCGCACTATGGAACAATGTGAAATACGGAGTTATTTCTGTGGTTTTTCAAATATTTTTTGCTTTGATCCTGGCAAGTATTCTGGAAGATAAGTTGTTTCGCAGAGTCGCTCCAGCCCTCAGAATCATCTACTTTATCCCTGTGATGATTTCCATCTCTGTTATCGCCCTTTTGTTTGGCTTTGTATATAATCCGCAAATTGGATTGTTAAACAGCTTCCTGGAGTTAATTGGACTCGGGGATCTTGCAAAACCATGGCTTGGAAATTCGACAACCGCAATCTACAGTGTTATTGCCATGTCCCAATGGCAGAGTATCGGTCTAATTACAATGCTTTTCATTGTTGCCATTCAAAAAATCCCTAATGAATTGTATGAGGCATCCCATATAGATGGTGCAGGAAAAATACGCCAGTTTTTTCATATCACTCTTCCTCAAGTGAAGGAAACGATGTTTGTCAATTTGCTGATCACAGTTACTGGTTCCATCCTGGTCTTTAATGAGCCCTATATCCTGACCAATGGGGGTCCCGGCAACAGCTCAATGACATTGGCTGTTCATATGTATCAGAATGGATTCTTCAAAGACAATATGGGCTATGCTTCTTCAATCGCCACAACCATGTTTCTGCTGTCGGCCATCTTTGCCTTAGTCCAGATTAAAGTGTCTAAAACAGGAAAGGAAGATTGA
- a CDS encoding carbohydrate ABC transporter permease, with the protein MMKTENLQTQELTFPAVKRRQLTRKTRLSRNLVFLGLLIFAIMILYPLFWMVISSFKSYKEIYSNVWALPSEWHFENYALAWEKGIQNYFLNSAYVTGFSILLTVMTGTMAAFVLARYRSGWIDASLLFIIGGLMMNPQVALIPLFEILSLFNLIDTRWALILTYVAYRLPLTIILIRAFFITVPHELSESALIDGCSEFGIYWRIYLPLSIPIVITSVIINAFYAWNEFLFATVFINSSELKTIPSGLMVFRDALRTDWGVLLSGMVIASVPMVLLLIALQKYLVRGLAEGSVKG; encoded by the coding sequence ATGATGAAAACAGAAAATCTTCAAACGCAAGAGTTAACTTTCCCGGCCGTAAAAAGAAGGCAGCTGACTCGTAAAACGCGGCTTTCCAGAAATTTAGTTTTCCTGGGATTACTCATTTTCGCCATCATGATCCTCTACCCGCTTTTTTGGATGGTGATCTCTTCATTTAAAAGCTATAAGGAGATTTATTCAAATGTTTGGGCGCTTCCCAGTGAATGGCATTTTGAAAATTATGCATTAGCATGGGAAAAAGGGATCCAAAATTACTTTCTGAACAGTGCTTATGTTACTGGCTTTTCCATCCTGCTTACAGTTATGACAGGTACCATGGCAGCATTTGTTCTGGCCAGATACCGCAGCGGCTGGATAGATGCATCTCTTCTATTTATCATTGGCGGTTTAATGATGAATCCACAGGTGGCTCTCATTCCTTTATTTGAGATTTTATCACTATTTAATCTAATTGATACAAGGTGGGCTTTAATCCTGACGTATGTCGCTTATCGACTGCCCCTAACCATTATACTGATCCGCGCTTTTTTCATCACCGTACCTCATGAGCTGTCAGAATCCGCCTTGATCGATGGCTGCAGTGAGTTTGGGATCTATTGGCGGATATACTTGCCGCTGTCCATTCCGATTGTGATAACTTCTGTTATTATTAACGCCTTTTATGCTTGGAACGAGTTCTTATTTGCAACAGTATTTATTAATTCCAGCGAACTGAAAACGATACCATCAGGGCTGATGGTCTTCCGGGATGCATTGCGAACGGATTGGGGTGTCCTGTTATCAGGAATGGTCATTGCATCAGTCCCAATGGTTCTATTATTGATTGCCCTCCAAAAATATTTAGTGCGAGGCCTTGCAGAAGGCTCGGTGAAAGGATAA
- a CDS encoding PfkB family carbohydrate kinase: MTMKLMAVGDNVVDCYLDRNEYFPGGNCVNVAVNAKRNGASRVGYIGIFATDGPAEHIKTALQKEGVDFQFSRDAVGITGQPKVALTEDNDRVFVGGPKDTVQHRFKIQLIPEEIDYIKQFDVCHVSCYSSMESELAKIAKEIKVSYDFSNRKDLEYISSIAPSITYAFFSAAELSEAELHGFIAELAPFGFEIIGLTRGGEPAVFVHQENIYKQKLRKINVVDTMGAGDSLIAGFLTEYVKSGDVEKALEKGTLSAEKTCQEYGGFGYPANM, translated from the coding sequence ATGACGATGAAATTAATGGCTGTTGGTGACAATGTTGTAGACTGCTATTTGGACCGGAACGAATATTTTCCTGGCGGCAATTGTGTGAATGTCGCTGTAAATGCCAAGAGGAACGGTGCAAGCCGTGTCGGCTATATTGGAATTTTTGCTACAGATGGACCTGCAGAACATATCAAAACTGCACTGCAAAAAGAGGGTGTCGACTTTCAGTTTTCCCGGGATGCTGTTGGGATTACTGGGCAGCCCAAAGTCGCGCTGACGGAGGACAATGACCGGGTGTTTGTGGGAGGACCTAAAGACACTGTCCAGCACCGGTTTAAAATTCAGCTGATTCCGGAGGAAATTGATTATATCAAGCAATTTGATGTTTGCCATGTCAGCTGCTATTCGTCGATGGAAAGCGAACTGGCCAAGATCGCTAAAGAGATTAAAGTTTCGTATGATTTTTCAAACCGGAAAGACCTGGAATATATTTCATCAATAGCCCCATCTATCACTTATGCCTTTTTTTCAGCTGCAGAATTATCTGAAGCAGAACTTCATGGATTTATTGCAGAACTTGCCCCTTTCGGTTTTGAGATTATAGGTCTGACGAGGGGAGGGGAGCCGGCTGTATTCGTCCATCAAGAGAATATCTATAAGCAGAAACTGAGGAAAATTAATGTTGTTGATACAATGGGGGCAGGAGACAGCTTGATTGCAGGGTTTCTGACTGAATATGTTAAGAGCGGCGATGTAGAAAAGGCGCTTGAGAAAGGAACCCTTTCTGCTGAAAAGACATGCCAGGAATATGGGGGATTTGGGTATCCCGCAAACATGTGA
- a CDS encoding GntR family transcriptional regulator, protein MEKDNLNRDQLYLYEEIMTGLMHYIKSNGLKEGDRIPTEKELGDLFKASRISIRRAIKELVDEGTLTIVRGKGTFVSAPRKEIHLLDLQGFTEGLTTENDTITKDIISIQKIKSNPDLDKIFNSRYKEYIELVRKVYRNDQALSVDYAYLPVDLYPGIEEKITPESSTFAIIHDEYAVKFKRVRKNLEFVYPDEELQTHLKVNNFNLLVLVDKVIYGEQDLPVHYSKYYLIAERVQLRLEHIINPE, encoded by the coding sequence ATGGAAAAAGACAATCTAAATCGAGATCAGCTTTATTTATACGAAGAGATCATGACCGGACTCATGCACTATATTAAAAGCAATGGACTAAAAGAGGGAGATCGAATTCCCACCGAGAAAGAATTGGGAGATTTATTCAAAGCCAGCCGCATATCTATCAGGCGCGCCATCAAGGAATTAGTTGACGAGGGTACTCTTACAATTGTCAGAGGCAAGGGCACTTTTGTAAGTGCCCCAAGAAAAGAAATTCATTTATTGGACCTGCAGGGTTTTACCGAAGGATTAACAACCGAAAATGACACGATAACGAAAGATATCATTTCCATCCAAAAAATCAAAAGCAATCCGGATTTAGACAAGATTTTTAACAGCCGATATAAAGAGTATATTGAACTTGTGCGAAAGGTCTACCGCAATGACCAGGCGCTAAGCGTAGATTATGCCTATTTGCCTGTGGATCTTTATCCAGGCATCGAAGAAAAAATAACGCCCGAAAGTTCTACTTTTGCTATTATTCATGATGAGTATGCTGTTAAGTTTAAAAGAGTCCGTAAAAACCTGGAATTTGTCTATCCAGACGAAGAATTGCAAACACACTTAAAAGTGAATAATTTCAATTTACTTGTCCTGGTGGATAAAGTGATTTATGGTGAACAGGATTTACCTGTCCACTATTCAAAGTACTATCTGATTGCTGAACGTGTACAGTTGAGGTTAGAGCATATTATTAATCCTGAATGA